TGGTCAAGGAAGGCGACACCGTCGAGGTCGGCGCGCTTCTGGGCCAGATCGCCGAAGGCACCGGAGCAGCCGCCGCCGCTCCCGCCAGGCAGGACAACGAACCGCAGGCGAAAGCGGCAACAAAAGCCGAGCTGGTCGACGTGGTCACGCCGAGCGCTGGCGAATCCGTCACCGAAGCCGAAGTCGGCGAATGGAGCGTCAAGGTCGGCGACACCGTCAAGGCCGACGACACGCTGGTCGAACTGGAAACCGACAAGGCTGCCCAGGAAGTTCCGGCACCGGTTGGCGGTACGGTGGTCAAGATCGCCGCTGAAACCGGCACGACAGTCGAGCCGGGTGTCCTGCTCTGCCAGATCGATCCGTCCGGTGCTGGCGCCGCAGCTGCCGCTCCGGCCGCTGCTGCACCGGCCCCGTCGGCACCGGCCGCTGCTGCAGGCACCTCGATGCCGGCGGCGCCGTCCGCCCAGAAGATGATGGCTGAAAACAACCTCAGCGCCGACCAGGTGGCCGGTTCCGGCAAGCGTGGCCAGGTGCTGAAGGAAGACGTCATCAACGCCATCGCCTCCGGTGCAACCTCCTCTGCCGCGCCGGCTCCGGCAGCCATCCCGCGTGGTCCGGTCAACGCCCAGGATGAGGTGCGCGAAGAGCGCGTGCGCATGACCAAGCTGCGCCAGACCATCGCGCGCCGCCTGAAGGATGCCCAGAACACCGCAGCCATGCTGACGACCTATAACGAGGTCGACATGGGTCCGGTCATGGAACTGCGCAAGCAGTACAAGGACCTCTTTGAGAAGAAGCACGGCGTCAAGCTCGGCTTCATGGGCTTCTTCACCAAGGCCGTGACCCACGCGCTGAAGGAAATCCCGGCCGTCAACGCCGAGATCGACGGCACCGACATCATCTACAAGAACTTCTGTCACATCGGCGTTGCCGTTGGCACCGACAAGGGGTTGGTGGTTCCGGTGGTGCGTGATGCCGACGAGATGTCCATTGCCGAAATCGAAAAGGAAATCGGCAATCTGGGCCGCAAGGCGCGCGACGGCAAACTCGGCATGGCGGACATGTCCGGCG
This genomic interval from Labrenzia sp. VG12 contains the following:
- the odhB gene encoding 2-oxoglutarate dehydrogenase complex dihydrolipoyllysine-residue succinyltransferase, with the translated sequence MATEIRVPTLGESVSEATIAQWFKKPGDAIAQDEPLVELETDKVTVEVPAPAAGVLESIVVKEGDTVEVGALLGQIAEGTGAAAAAPARQDNEPQAKAATKAELVDVVTPSAGESVTEAEVGEWSVKVGDTVKADDTLVELETDKAAQEVPAPVGGTVVKIAAETGTTVEPGVLLCQIDPSGAGAAAAAPAAAAPAPSAPAAAAGTSMPAAPSAQKMMAENNLSADQVAGSGKRGQVLKEDVINAIASGATSSAAPAPAAIPRGPVNAQDEVREERVRMTKLRQTIARRLKDAQNTAAMLTTYNEVDMGPVMELRKQYKDLFEKKHGVKLGFMGFFTKAVTHALKEIPAVNAEIDGTDIIYKNFCHIGVAVGTDKGLVVPVVRDADEMSIAEIEKEIGNLGRKARDGKLGMADMSGGTFTISNGGVYGSLMSSPILNAPQSGILGMHKIQERPMAVNGQVVIRPMMYLALSYDHRIVDGKEAVTFLVRVKESLEDPQRLVLDL